From the genome of Metabacillus schmidteae, one region includes:
- a CDS encoding S1 RNA-binding domain-containing protein, whose amino-acid sequence METITNQAWSHEELETLARISRNQEVVQGMVQSVGFITMPVPQENGRMVSQETEVAIFRLEGGVKAFCPSSEFSEHSFKTLNGFVGTYQNIVITRLDLEHQLAIVSVKKADKISRENFWNTIKYLDKKGELKNEVFDGVVWGINEKNERIHVRVNGTDCFMLKYDWDWNNNIDISSVVERGTKIPVKVLRYDEEVNIIQVSRKDTMEDPFKKLEQMKEMEVVVGRVHNVHPIHGIFVNLEEGVRLKAIKPRHLPEPLVGEIVSCRIREIDAKNRKGKVVIVDYPQGKKKRNDIGSFLFG is encoded by the coding sequence TTGGAGACAATAACAAATCAAGCGTGGTCTCATGAGGAATTAGAGACGTTAGCAAGAATAAGCCGTAATCAAGAAGTAGTACAAGGAATGGTGCAATCAGTAGGATTTATAACCATGCCAGTTCCTCAAGAAAATGGACGTATGGTATCACAAGAAACAGAAGTAGCTATCTTTCGTTTAGAAGGAGGAGTAAAAGCTTTTTGTCCATCTAGTGAGTTCAGTGAGCATTCTTTCAAAACGCTTAATGGTTTTGTTGGGACATATCAGAATATCGTTATCACTCGATTAGATTTAGAACATCAATTGGCCATTGTTTCTGTTAAAAAGGCTGATAAAATTAGTCGTGAAAACTTCTGGAATACAATTAAATACCTTGATAAAAAAGGTGAACTAAAAAATGAAGTTTTCGATGGTGTAGTGTGGGGGATTAACGAGAAGAATGAACGCATACATGTTCGTGTAAATGGTACTGATTGCTTCATGCTTAAGTATGATTGGGATTGGAACAATAATATTGATATTAGTAGTGTAGTAGAGAGAGGAACTAAAATTCCGGTTAAAGTACTCCGCTACGATGAAGAAGTAAACATCATTCAAGTTTCTCGTAAGGATACAATGGAAGATCCGTTTAAGAAGTTAGAGCAAATGAAAGAAATGGAAGTAGTTGTAGGACGTGTACATAATGTTCATCCTATACATGGTATCTTTGTTAACCTTGAAGAAGGTGTTAGACTCAAAGCAATTAAACCTCGCCATTTACCTGAGCCTCTTGTGGGTGAAATCGTATCATGCCGTATACGTGAAATCGATGCTAAGAATAGAAAAGGGAAGGTAGTCATTGTAGACTATCCACAAGGTAAGAAAAAGAGAAATGATATAGGAAGCTTCTTATTCGGGTAA
- a CDS encoding helix-turn-helix domain-containing protein: MENIPIGDLIRELRKQIGFTQKQLAKDICTQALISKIENNTEIPSSLILFKLANKLNVDMNYFFEQNDKDYYTSDLIKIIRKHIRNREYIEVYEIVQKEMSSPLYTYDIRIKQFLLWHKGITLFYINGDFHKSVEVLMAAINITGSIDKQMTEREIEILNSIGILYNECNLYKQSIEYYNLALVNKSNMPNLKDFRIHIRVLYGLSKSYKSLKEYDKSIEIAKKV; the protein is encoded by the coding sequence TTGGAGAACATACCTATTGGCGACTTAATAAGAGAATTAAGAAAGCAAATTGGATTTACTCAAAAACAACTGGCAAAAGATATTTGTACACAAGCTTTAATAAGTAAAATTGAAAATAATACCGAAATTCCTTCCAGCCTAATTCTCTTTAAGTTAGCAAACAAATTAAATGTAGACATGAATTATTTCTTTGAGCAAAATGATAAAGATTATTACACGTCAGATCTTATTAAGATTATTCGAAAACACATTAGAAACAGAGAATATATAGAAGTTTATGAAATTGTCCAAAAAGAAATGAGTTCTCCTTTATATACTTACGATATACGAATTAAACAATTTTTGTTGTGGCACAAGGGAATTACCTTGTTTTATATAAATGGAGACTTTCATAAATCTGTTGAAGTATTAATGGCTGCTATAAATATAACTGGCTCTATAGATAAACAAATGACAGAAAGAGAGATTGAAATTCTAAACAGCATAGGGATACTCTATAACGAATGCAATTTGTATAAACAATCCATTGAATACTATAATCTTGCTCTTGTTAACAAAAGCAATATGCCTAACTTAAAGGACTTTCGTATCCATATTAGGGTCCTATACGGCCTTTCTAAGTCTTATAAGAGTCTAAAGGAATATGATAAATCTATTGAAATAGCAAAAAAGGTGTAA
- a CDS encoding replication-relaxation family protein, with amino-acid sequence MDTQLTELQYFLSKEGDIPFWDHPSMYGYKKLPKNYFPFYSVEQVLRAYKQGQIDDTDIMILKVVGDAVAANEDQLRRYLSSQMSRSEVSERLERLRKNAMVDRWFCRLDNDEDEEFKPPAPFTLGVGGFKLLRHFYNDQPFMNPNTWDSQNAKTLQRYVAMNELRCRLVESRAIKGWTWNGIVAHNRRYKKPFGVAELETGQGRVNFIIERAQMSQNFVGFLRDKLHQWRNLFEKQQSFPITAFPTNVPIFILYCSTVSMAEFIHKELMLDTFPFTVWLCVDELIDTDGLSKSLFAPDKEKLRRMNVSFLQED; translated from the coding sequence ATGGATACACAATTAACAGAATTACAATATTTTTTGTCCAAAGAAGGGGACATTCCATTTTGGGATCACCCTTCTATGTACGGTTATAAAAAATTACCTAAGAACTACTTTCCTTTTTATAGTGTAGAACAAGTTTTAAGAGCATATAAGCAAGGGCAAATAGATGATACCGATATTATGATTCTTAAAGTAGTAGGAGATGCAGTAGCTGCCAATGAGGATCAGTTAAGAAGATACTTAAGCTCCCAAATGTCTAGATCGGAAGTTTCTGAACGCTTGGAACGTTTAAGAAAGAATGCCATGGTTGATCGATGGTTTTGTCGTTTGGATAATGATGAAGATGAAGAGTTTAAGCCACCCGCTCCCTTTACTCTTGGTGTTGGCGGTTTTAAATTATTGAGGCATTTTTATAATGATCAGCCTTTTATGAATCCAAATACGTGGGATAGTCAAAATGCAAAAACATTACAAAGATATGTTGCTATGAATGAATTACGCTGCCGATTAGTTGAAAGTAGAGCAATTAAAGGTTGGACATGGAATGGGATCGTAGCACACAATCGTAGGTATAAGAAGCCGTTTGGAGTTGCGGAATTAGAAACCGGACAGGGAAGAGTTAATTTTATTATCGAAAGAGCTCAAATGTCACAGAATTTTGTTGGCTTTTTAAGAGATAAATTACATCAATGGAGGAATCTCTTTGAAAAGCAACAATCCTTTCCTATTACGGCTTTTCCAACAAATGTACCAATTTTCATTCTGTATTGCTCAACGGTATCAATGGCGGAGTTTATTCATAAAGAATTAATGCTCGATACATTTCCTTTTACTGTATGGCTTTGTGTAGATGAATTAATTGATACAGATGGTTTGTCAAAATCTCTTTTTGCTCCAGACAAGGAAAAGTTAAGAAGAATGAATGTTTCTTTTTTACAGGAAGATTGA
- a CDS encoding replication initiation protein — MSKKKNDLIVQSNDLVEAYYDTDLTVNEHKLIRYVASKIKIQDNDFPDYSFSVQEFADAIGLKGNGLHARIEKIADEITKKRIKIKSKDSDKIGWFPWFSAVVYEKGIVDVSFNPLIKNFLLSLEDNFTKYSFAYISPLRSGFSIRLFELLKQYEKIGTRTIELEELKQMLGVQGKYPSFNNFKQKVLKKAQEELKEKTLLSFEIEEIRRSRKVVSVKFIIDSKYKTKQISFFDEEPVDNDVTSIQSLFKEEALSLKNQAIEKWLTDYGKELILLAYDEVKNRKTKTKINNPEKYIEAILISLNNKPALEKTDANSPKLQQVIDSIILSFKNSSELIPDFIIQERALEEFMERLDVTDTEARQIWNEHREHICKSTKKLIKEKKRITRT; from the coding sequence ATGTCTAAAAAGAAGAATGATCTCATCGTACAATCAAATGATCTGGTTGAAGCATATTATGATACTGACCTTACAGTTAACGAACATAAACTAATAAGATATGTAGCTAGTAAAATAAAAATACAAGATAACGACTTTCCCGATTATTCATTCAGCGTTCAAGAATTTGCAGATGCTATAGGATTAAAGGGTAATGGTCTACATGCAAGGATTGAAAAAATAGCAGATGAAATAACGAAAAAGCGGATCAAGATTAAATCTAAAGATAGTGATAAAATCGGTTGGTTCCCTTGGTTTTCAGCTGTTGTTTATGAAAAAGGAATAGTTGATGTATCGTTTAATCCATTAATTAAAAATTTCTTACTTAGCTTAGAAGATAACTTTACTAAATATTCTTTTGCATACATTTCTCCCCTTCGTAGCGGTTTCTCTATAAGACTCTTTGAATTATTAAAGCAATACGAAAAAATTGGAACCAGGACAATAGAGTTAGAAGAACTAAAACAAATGCTTGGTGTACAAGGAAAGTACCCTTCCTTTAACAATTTCAAGCAGAAAGTACTTAAGAAGGCACAAGAAGAATTGAAGGAAAAAACCCTGTTAAGCTTTGAAATAGAGGAAATTAGAAGGTCTAGAAAAGTAGTGTCGGTGAAGTTTATTATTGATAGTAAATATAAAACGAAACAAATATCTTTCTTTGATGAAGAACCTGTTGATAATGATGTCACAAGTATTCAATCTTTATTTAAAGAAGAAGCTCTTTCTTTAAAGAATCAAGCTATTGAAAAGTGGCTTACTGATTACGGAAAGGAGTTAATTCTTCTTGCTTATGATGAAGTCAAAAACCGTAAGACTAAAACTAAAATCAACAATCCAGAAAAGTACATAGAAGCTATACTAATTTCATTAAACAATAAGCCCGCATTAGAAAAAACAGACGCTAACTCACCTAAGCTGCAACAAGTGATAGACAGCATTATCCTTTCATTTAAAAACAGCTCTGAACTTATACCGGATTTCATTATACAGGAAAGAGCATTAGAGGAATTTATGGAAAGATTAGATGTTACTGATACTGAAGCAAGGCAGATTTGGAACGAACATAGAGAACACATCTGTAAAAGCACCAAAAAATTGATTAAAGAAAAGAAAAGGATAACAAGAACATGA